The Leptospira kirschneri serovar Cynopteri str. 3522 CT genomic sequence CCCTTGGAAATCATTATTTAGGATACGCGATCAATTTGTATTCCAAATGGGGAGCCTTGTCTAAAGTGTCTGATTTAAAAAGTCGTTTTTCGAACCGACTCCACCTTTGTTTTCTGAACGAAAACGGTGAAAAAAAATCCTTAGCACAAGATCTTGTTTTGGATTGGGAAATTATATTAAAAGCTTATAATGTTATTTCTAAAGAGATTGTTTTAGATAATCTTCTTAAGAAATTGATGCAGATAACGATGCAGACTGCCGGAGCTACAAAAGCAGTTTATTTTAATTTGTACGATAAAAATCCAATGGTTTATCTTATTGGACAAAACGAAAAGACAGGGATTAAGATTGAAAAATTTCCGGAATTAGATAAACCTCAATATCCGGTCTCTTATCTGAATTACGTTTTTAGAACGGGTAAATTGATTTCTACTTTTGATTTTTCTGCGATTAAAGATTTTAGCGATCAATATATCAAAGAAAAAAATCCACAGTCTATGATTTGTATTCCCTTAACGCACATTGGAAAATTGAAGGGAATACTCTATTTAGAAAATGAATTCGTCAAAGGAATGTTTACTGAAAGTAATATTCAAATTTTGAAACTGATCGTTGGACAAGCGGCGATTTTTATAGAAAATGCTAACCTTTATGCGGAATTAGAAGAAAAGGTAAAACAAAGAACTTCCGAACTCGATAATACGATTCATCTACTTCGAAAAGATTTGCTCTATGCTCAAAAGATTCAGGATAAAATTTTACCAAAGCCAGAATCTACGTTAGGCGGAATTAATATCTTTACGAAGTACGTTCCTATGATGTATGTAGGAGGTGACATTTACGACTATGAAGAAATTTCTACGGGTAAGGTGAGGATCTTTTTAGCGGATGCTACTGGTCACGGGGTTCAGGCTGCATTAGTCACAATGTTGATTAAATCCGAATATGAAAGTCTCAAATATTTAAATACATCTCCGGGAGGTTTGATCACCGAACTGAATCGAACTATCATAGCAAAATATAAAACCCTTAAATTCTTTTTTAGTTGCCTAGTCGTTGACGTTGATACTAAAAAAGGAACACTTTACTACTCGGCGGCAGGACATCCGGATCAATTCTACCTTTCCGGAAGGACGATAACAAAATTGACTCGATGCGGACCGATTATAGGTATTCTTGAAAGTAAGGAATACGATTCTCATTTTTTGAAAATATTAAAAGGGGATAAATTGTTTTTCTTTTCTGATGGAATGATAGAAGGATGTAATCCATTTAAAGAAACGTTTGGAGAGGATAGACTTTTGAAATTAATTTTAGATCATTCTTCCAAGCCAATTTCGGAAATCGTTTCGTTGGTATTTTCTGATCTCCAAACTTTTCTTTCAGGTAAAGAAGTTGCAGATGACATCACGTTCTTATCGGCAGAAGTATTGTAATATCTTTTTTTTAATTATACCTTTTAAAAATCTTAACAACTTCTTAACTTTCTTTTTCGCAACTTAACTCTACAATTATTGACTCAGTTCAAAATTTATGATCTACTTGTGTCTTAAAAGATTAGTTTCAGGAAAAAGAATATTATGAATTTAGAAACTATTTTGGCTTTGAGTATGGGTGTATTTTGTATCATTTATCTGGCATATACAATTTTTAGACCGGAAAAGTTTTAAGGAGTTTTTATGGTAACGGAATGGATTCAACTTTCGATCTTTCTGTTTGTGATCCTAATTTTCTCTCCCTTATTCGGTTTTGTATTGTATAAAGTGTATTTATATAAAACTTCTGGTTTCGAAAATTTTTTATATAAACTTTGTGGGATCGATCCCAATCGAAATATGGATTGGAAAGAATATGCTCTATCTTTGCTTGTATTCAATTTTTTCGGTTTTCTATTATTGTTTTTAATTTTATTTTTTCAGAATTATCTTCCACTCAATCCAGAAAAATTTTCAGGATTAGGTTGGGACCTTGCATTTAACACCGCGGTCAGTTTTACCACAAATACGAACTGGCAGGCCTATAGTGGAGAATCTACGTTAAGTTTTTTTTCCCAAATGGCAGGATTGACCACACAAAATTTTCTCAGTGCAACTACTGGATTGTGTGTGCTTCTTGCGCTTTCAAGAGGAATATCAGTAAATTATAATATTTTCGCTTTTGGAAACTTTTGGAAGGATATGATTCGAGGAACGTTATACGTTCTTCTTCCTCTCTCTTTTGTTTTTGCTTTGTTTTTGGTTGGTTCTGGAGTAGTACAAACTTTTTCCGAATCCTTCTCAGCGATTACTTTAGAAGGGAATATCCAAACCATTCCTTTAGGTCCGGTTGCGTCTCAGGTCGCAATCAAACAATTAGGAACAAACGGGGGTGGGTATTTTGGAGCAAACGCGTCGCATCCTTTTGAAAACCCCTCTCCAATTTCCAATTTTGTACAAATGTTTTCCATTCTGATTTTGCCAGGCGCCTGTGTTTTCTTATACGGAAGAATAACCGGAAATATCAGACACGCATGGGTGATTTTCAGTGTGATGTTTACGATACTCTGCGTTGGAATTTTAATCGTCTGGACTTTTGAATCCTCTTGGAACCCGATCAGTGGAGCCTTTGGTTTTTGGGAAGGAAAAGAAATGAGGTTTGGAATTTTAAACAGTTCTATTTGGGAAGTTTCCACAACGGTAGCGTCTAACGGATCTGTAAATTCCATGCACGATAGTTTTTCTCCGATCGGTGGTCTAGTAGGAATGTTGAATATACAATTAGGAGAAATTGTATTTGGAGGAGTGGGAGCCGGAACGTACGGAATGATACTTTTTGTTCTGCTAACCGTATTTTTAAGCGGGATCATGGTGGGCCGTAGCCCGGAATATTTAGGTAAAAAAATAGAAAAGAAAGAAATTCAGATGTCCATCCTAGGAATTTTATTACCTTCTACAATTATACTTTTGTTTACCGCAATTTCGGTAAGTATTTCGGACGCGTTATCTTCTCTTACAAATCGAGGACCTCACGGTCTATCAGAAATACTTTATGCGTTTTCTTCGGGAGCGGGAAATAACGGAAGCGCTTTTGCCGGTTTGAACGCAAATACTACTTATTATAATGTTATGATAGCGATTACGATGATATTAGGAAGGTTTGGAGTGATTCTGCCTGTTTTAGTGATTGCTGGAAGTCTCGCCGAGAAAAAAAGATCGGAGATCGTATCAGAAGGTTCTTTTTCTACGGAAGGAGGAACCTTTTATGTGTTGTTATTATCCGTTATCATCATAGTAGGCGCGCTTACTTTTTTTCCGGTGCTTACTATCGGTCCGATACTTGAGCATTTTATAATGTTTCAGGATGGGACTTTTTAAGGAGAATCGATGAACCGTAAGTCCAAAGTTTTTATAGAATCCCCAATTTTAAAAGAAGCGATCTTTAATACATTCAAAAAGTTGCATCCATTTTTACAGGCCAAAAATCCGGTTATGTTTATTGTATTTTTAGGCGCACTTTTTACGACTTGGATTTTCTTTAAAGATTTGTATCAGGGAGTTTACTCTTCCTTTAATCTACAAATAAGCTTATGGTTGTGGTTTACGGTGCTTTTTGCCAATTTTGCGGAAGCGATTGCGGAAGGAAGAGGAAAAGCAAGAACGGATAGTCTTAAAAAAACTAGATCCAATATAATCGCCAAAAAATTGGTAGGAAATAAGATAGAAAACGTTCCTGGAACTTCATTAAAAATTGGTGATATAGTTATTTGTGAAGCAGGAGATTTGATTCCCGGAGACGGAGAAATTTTAGAAGGGATCGCAAGCGTGGACGAATCTGCGATTACCGGAGAGTCTGCGCCTGTAGTTCGTGAAAGTGGAGGGGATAGAAGCGCGGTTACCGGTGGAACCAAAGTCTTAAGCGACAGGATTAAAATTTCAATCACCGCAGAACAAGGAAAAACATTTTTAGATCAGATGATCGCATTGGTGGAAGGAGCCAAACGTCAAAAAACGCCGAACGAAATTTCTCTTACGATGTTATTGTCCGGTTTGTCGTTTATATTTTTGATCGCTGTGATGAGCCTTCCTTTGTTTGCGGAGTTTGTTGCTAAAGAAGGAGGACAAAACGCAAATCTTTCCATTCCGATTTTAATTTCTCTTTTAGTATGTCTGATTCCTACCACGATTGCAGGATTATTATCTGCTATCGGAATTTCGGGAATGGAACGCCTAATTCGTTTTAATGTAATTTCAAAAAGTGGAAGAGCGATCGAGGCCGCCGGAGATATAGACATTCTTTTATTAGATAAAACAGGAACGATTACATTAGGCAACAGAGAGGCTAGAGATTTTTATCCCGCCAAAGGAGTGGATGAAAAATATTTGGCAGATGTAGCGCAACTTTCTTCTCTTGCAGACGAAACTCCGGAAGGAAGGTCCATCGTAATATTAGCAAAAGATAAATTTGGAATTCGAGAAAGAAATTTAAGCGAGATGGAAGGTGAATTTATACCTTTTAGCGCTTCTACAAAAATGAGTGGAGTGGATTTAAAAAAGGAAGGAAAGGTCGTTCGAAAAATTAGAAAAGGAGCGGGGGATTCGATTCGAAATTATCTACATACGTTTGGTCAAAAAATTTCTGCAGAACTGGAAGATACGATTCAAACAATTTCACAAAAAGGAAGTACTCCAATTTTAGTAACCGAAGAGGATCAGCTTTTAGGTGTGATTGAATTAAAGGATATAGTCAAAGGAGGACTCAAAGAAAGATTTGCAAGTCTTAGAAAGATGGGAATTAGAACCGTGATGATTACCGGAGATAATCCTTTGACTGCAGCTGCGATTGCTGCTGAAGCGGGAGTGGATGACTTTCTTGCGGAAGCGACTCCGGAAACTAAGCTGAAAAAAATCAGAGAACAACAGTCCAAAGGTTATCTGGTTGCGATGATCGGAGACGGAACTAACGATGCACCTGCGTTAGCGCAATCGGATGTAGGTGTGGCTATGAATACGGGCACACAAACTGCAAGAGAAGCAGGGAATATGATCGATCTTGATAGTAATCCAAGCAAACTGATAGAAATAGTAGAAATCGGAAAACAACTTTTGATGACAAGAGGAGCGCTGACTACGTTTAGTATTGCAAACGACGTAGCG encodes the following:
- the kdpA gene encoding potassium-transporting ATPase subunit KdpA, producing MVTEWIQLSIFLFVILIFSPLFGFVLYKVYLYKTSGFENFLYKLCGIDPNRNMDWKEYALSLLVFNFFGFLLLFLILFFQNYLPLNPEKFSGLGWDLAFNTAVSFTTNTNWQAYSGESTLSFFSQMAGLTTQNFLSATTGLCVLLALSRGISVNYNIFAFGNFWKDMIRGTLYVLLPLSFVFALFLVGSGVVQTFSESFSAITLEGNIQTIPLGPVASQVAIKQLGTNGGGYFGANASHPFENPSPISNFVQMFSILILPGACVFLYGRITGNIRHAWVIFSVMFTILCVGILIVWTFESSWNPISGAFGFWEGKEMRFGILNSSIWEVSTTVASNGSVNSMHDSFSPIGGLVGMLNIQLGEIVFGGVGAGTYGMILFVLLTVFLSGIMVGRSPEYLGKKIEKKEIQMSILGILLPSTIILLFTAISVSISDALSSLTNRGPHGLSEILYAFSSGAGNNGSAFAGLNANTTYYNVMIAITMILGRFGVILPVLVIAGSLAEKKRSEIVSEGSFSTEGGTFYVLLLSVIIIVGALTFFPVLTIGPILEHFIMFQDGTF
- a CDS encoding potassium-transporting ATPase subunit F — its product is MNLETILALSMGVFCIIYLAYTIFRPEKF
- the kdpB gene encoding potassium-transporting ATPase subunit KdpB, which encodes MNRKSKVFIESPILKEAIFNTFKKLHPFLQAKNPVMFIVFLGALFTTWIFFKDLYQGVYSSFNLQISLWLWFTVLFANFAEAIAEGRGKARTDSLKKTRSNIIAKKLVGNKIENVPGTSLKIGDIVICEAGDLIPGDGEILEGIASVDESAITGESAPVVRESGGDRSAVTGGTKVLSDRIKISITAEQGKTFLDQMIALVEGAKRQKTPNEISLTMLLSGLSFIFLIAVMSLPLFAEFVAKEGGQNANLSIPILISLLVCLIPTTIAGLLSAIGISGMERLIRFNVISKSGRAIEAAGDIDILLLDKTGTITLGNREARDFYPAKGVDEKYLADVAQLSSLADETPEGRSIVILAKDKFGIRERNLSEMEGEFIPFSASTKMSGVDLKKEGKVVRKIRKGAGDSIRNYLHTFGQKISAELEDTIQTISQKGSTPILVTEEDQLLGVIELKDIVKGGLKERFASLRKMGIRTVMITGDNPLTAAAIAAEAGVDDFLAEATPETKLKKIREQQSKGYLVAMIGDGTNDAPALAQSDVGVAMNTGTQTAREAGNMIDLDSNPSKLIEIVEIGKQLLMTRGALTTFSIANDVAKYFAILPALFGSFYATSQVGPLSALNLMQLGSQKSAVLSAVIFNALVIPALIPLALKGVVYKPLGADRILKRNLLIFGLGGMIVPFLGIKCIDLMLGLLGIT